A window from Branchiostoma lanceolatum isolate klBraLanc5 chromosome 9, klBraLanc5.hap2, whole genome shotgun sequence encodes these proteins:
- the LOC136441181 gene encoding stomatin-like isoform X11 yields MGKAATYNAGEPAPMGLCGYVLMFFSYILVVLTFPISLCFFIKVVQEYERAVIFRLGQLVPGGAKGPGIFFSLPCTDTYRKVDLRTVSFDVPPQEILSKDSVTVAVDAVVYYRVQNATISVTNVENAQRSTRLLAATTLRNVLGTKTLGEILTERENISHQMQTALDDATDAWGVKVERVEVKDVRLPVQLQRAMAAEAEATREARAKVIAAEGEKNASRALKEASEVISESPAALQLRYLQTLNAISAEKNSTIIFPLPVDLLRGILTPAYGPSGAVHMNVGQNPGSQAGTPPGV; encoded by the exons ATGGGGAAGGCAGCTACTTATAACG CGGGGGAGCCCGCACCTATGGGACTGTGCGGCTACGTCCTGATGTTCTTCTCCTACATCCTTGTCGTTCTCACGTTTCCCATCTCACTCTGCTTCTTTATAAAG GTTGTCCAGGAGTATGAAAGAGCTGTGATCTTCCGACTCGGCCAGCTGGTTCCCGGGGGAGCCAAGGGGCCGG GTATATTCTTCAGTCTTCCTTGCACCGACACCTACAGGAAGGTCGACTTGAGAACTGTTTCCTTTGACGTGCCTCCTCAAGAG ATTCTGTCGAAAGATAGCGTAACCGTAGCAGTGGACGCCGTTGTATACTACCGTGTTCAGAACGCAACCATTTCCGTCACCAATGTGGAAAATGCCCAACGATCGACTCGTCTCCTGGCGGCCACCACACTGCGCAACGTCCTGGGTACAAAGACATTGGGTGAGATTCTGACCGAGCGAGAGAACATCAGCCACCAAATGCAG ACAGCCCTGGATGACGCTACTGATGCCTGGGGTGTGAAGGTGGAGCGAGTGGAGGT CAAAGACGTACGCCTTCCTGTGCAACTTCAGCGCGCAATGGCTGCCGAAGCGGAAGCAACTCGTGAAGCCAGAGCAAAG GTCATCGCTGCCGAGGGAGAGAAGAACGCATCGAGAGCCCTGAAGGAAGCTTCGGAGGTGATCTCCGAGTCTCCCGCTGCTCTCCAGCTCCGGTACCTGCAGACCCTGAACGCCATCTCCGCCGAGAAGAACTCCACCATCATCTTCCCGCTCCCGGTGGACCTGCTGAGAGGCATCCTCACACCGGCCTACGGGCCCAGCGGCGCCGTCCACATGAATGTCGGACAGAACCCAGGATCTCAGGCCGGGACCCCACCGGGCGTCTAA
- the LOC136441181 gene encoding stomatin-like isoform X2, translating into MQLGPQVGLRQGADSLSLMPTGEEETVANMMTCQQPAILEQCEVKMHSPYCEVHVRKAGEPAPMGLCGYVLMFFSYILVVLTFPISLCFFIKVVQEYERAVIFRLGQLVPGGAKGPGIFFSLPCTDTYRKVDLRTVSFDVPPQEILSKDSVTVAVDAVVYYRVQNATISVTNVENAQRSTRLLAATTLRNVLGTKTLGEILTERENISHQMQTALDDATDAWGVKVERVEVKDVRLPVQLQRAMAAEAEATREARAKVIAAEGEKNASRALKEASEVISESPAALQLRYLQTLNAISAEKNSTIIFPLPVDLLRGILTPAYGPSGAVHMNVGQNPGSQAGTPPGV; encoded by the exons ATGCAGCTTGGGCCTCAAGTAGGTCTTCGCCAAGGCGCCGATAGTCTGAGTCTGATGCCGACCGGAGAGGAAGAGACAGTTGCGAATATGATGACGTGCCAGCAACCTGCCATCCTGGAGCAGTGTGAAGTCAAGATGCATTCGCCATACTGCGAGGTACATGTGAGGAAAG CGGGGGAGCCCGCACCTATGGGACTGTGCGGCTACGTCCTGATGTTCTTCTCCTACATCCTTGTCGTTCTCACGTTTCCCATCTCACTCTGCTTCTTTATAAAG GTTGTCCAGGAGTATGAAAGAGCTGTGATCTTCCGACTCGGCCAGCTGGTTCCCGGGGGAGCCAAGGGGCCGG GTATATTCTTCAGTCTTCCTTGCACCGACACCTACAGGAAGGTCGACTTGAGAACTGTTTCCTTTGACGTGCCTCCTCAAGAG ATTCTGTCGAAAGATAGCGTAACCGTAGCAGTGGACGCCGTTGTATACTACCGTGTTCAGAACGCAACCATTTCCGTCACCAATGTGGAAAATGCCCAACGATCGACTCGTCTCCTGGCGGCCACCACACTGCGCAACGTCCTGGGTACAAAGACATTGGGTGAGATTCTGACCGAGCGAGAGAACATCAGCCACCAAATGCAG ACAGCCCTGGATGACGCTACTGATGCCTGGGGTGTGAAGGTGGAGCGAGTGGAGGT CAAAGACGTACGCCTTCCTGTGCAACTTCAGCGCGCAATGGCTGCCGAAGCGGAAGCAACTCGTGAAGCCAGAGCAAAG GTCATCGCTGCCGAGGGAGAGAAGAACGCATCGAGAGCCCTGAAGGAAGCTTCGGAGGTGATCTCCGAGTCTCCCGCTGCTCTCCAGCTCCGGTACCTGCAGACCCTGAACGCCATCTCCGCCGAGAAGAACTCCACCATCATCTTCCCGCTCCCGGTGGACCTGCTGAGAGGCATCCTCACACCGGCCTACGGGCCCAGCGGCGCCGTCCACATGAATGTCGGACAGAACCCAGGATCTCAGGCCGGGACCCCACCGGGCGTCTAA
- the LOC136441179 gene encoding uncharacterized protein, producing MRWTLLVSVLLLSTSIGGTNAQDPVGLWPLNAEHGASDVTGNGNDGVATGTQLAAGPYGDADGSFLFSGTTNSYVDIPNNGALDVRYSCTILAHIYPTGEAGPIFNYVATNNGWGAHLWQVSAEQLFWRPVSRDENFELTPAVRGPLQQNAWNYVAATYDNSTGMAYIWNNGEIIGKRQIRNAEIETQWPIRVARRNGDSRIFTGRLACLQLYNYAMTADQIAAAQEKCIPQPCSVDTAFVVDRSSSTQSTGFSNAKQYMVDFAQCFTGQDIGVGAIPYDCVPKTSFQLGIYTVGDALLTDAVYNMQYTGGTTRTALAITYMMNTANFRTGVPRVAVIITDGSSEESISELAAKADMARDAGIILYAVGNGVLVDNAALEAIAGGPDNVLSIAAPCDLATRILELCG from the exons ATGCGGTGGACTTTGTTGGTTTCGGTTCTTCTGCTGTCCACCTCCATCGGTGGGACAAATGCGCAAG ATCCGGTAGGTTTGTGGCCCTTAAACGCGGAGCATGGTGCATCAGACGTGACAGGAAACGGAAATGACGGAGTAGCAACAGGAACCCAACTAGCCGCAGGTCCGTATGGAGACGCTGACGGTTCCTTCCTGTTTTCGGGAACCACCAATTCCTACGTGGACATTCCCAACAACGGCGCGTTGGACGTCCGCTACTCCTGCACCATACTGGCCCACATATATCCCACCGGTGAGGCTGGACCCATCTTTAACTACGTAGCGACCAACAACGGATGGGGAGCACACCTTTGGCAGGTATCAGCAGAACAGCTGTTTTGGCG GCCTGTGAGTAGGGACGAAAATTTTGAGTTGACACCGGCCGTCAGAGGACCACTGCAACAAAACGCTTGGAACTACGTGGCTGCAACCTACGATAACAGCACTGGGATGGCGTACATCTGGAACAACGGCGAAATAATCGGTAAAAGACAAATCCGCAACGCAGAAATTGAAACTCAATGGCCTATCCGGGTGGCTAGAAGGAACGGAGACAGTCGGATTTTCACGGGCCGACTCGCCTGTCTGCAACTGTACAACTACGCCATGACTGCAGATCAAATTGCTGCAGCACAGGAAAAGTGTATAC CTCAACCATGTTCCGTTGACACCGCATTCGTGGTCGACCGTTCATCAAGCACACAAAGCACTGGGTTCAGTAATGCCAAACAGTACATGGTCGATTTTGCCCAATGCTTCACTGGCCAGGACATCGGG GTTGGAGCTATTCCGTATGACTGTGTGCCGAAGACAAGCTTTCAGCTAGGAATCTACACTGTTGGCGACGCGCTGTTAACGGACGCCGTCTACAATATGCAGTACACCGGGGGTACTACCCGAACTGCCCTGGCGATTACTTACATGATGAATACG GCCAATTTCCGCACAGGGGTACCTCGGGTAGCGGTCATCATCACTGATGGAAGCTCTGAAGAGAGCATTAGCGAACTG GCAGCAAAGGCCGACATGGCAAGGGACGCAGGGATTATCCTGTACGCCGTGGGTAATGGAGTCCTTGTGGACAACGCTGCACTTGAGGCCATCGCTGGTGGCCCTGATAATGTCCTCAGCATCGCTGCCCCATGTGATCTCGCCACCCGTATTCTGGAGTTGTGCG GTTAG
- the LOC136441181 gene encoding stomatin-like isoform X4, with translation MQLGPQVGLRQGADSLSLMPTGEEETVANMMTCQQPAILEQCEVKMHSPYCEVHVRKAGEPEPLGLCGYVLVLLAYVMAIATFPISLCFCIKVVQEYERAVIFRLGQLVPGGAKGPGIFFSLPCTDTYRKVDLRTVSFDVPPQEILSKDSVTVAVDAVVYYRVQNATISVTNVENAQRSTRLLAATTLRNVLGTKTLGEILTERENISHQMQTALDDATDAWGVKVERVEVKDVRLPVQLQRAMAAEAEATREARAKVIAAEGEKNASRALKEASEVISESPAALQLRYLQTLNAISAEKNSTIIFPLPVDLLRGILTPAYGPSGAVHMNVGQNPGSQAGTPPGV, from the exons ATGCAGCTTGGGCCTCAAGTAGGTCTTCGCCAAGGCGCCGATAGTCTGAGTCTGATGCCGACCGGAGAGGAAGAGACAGTTGCGAATATGATGACGTGCCAGCAACCTGCCATCCTGGAGCAGTGTGAAGTCAAGATGCATTCGCCATACTGCGAGGTACATGTGAGGAAAG CGGGCGAGCCCGAGCCACTAGGATTGTGTGGATACGTCTTGGTGCTCCTAGCCTACGTCATGGCCATCGCCACCTTCCCCATTTCACTCTGTTTCTGCATCAAG GTTGTCCAGGAGTATGAAAGAGCTGTGATCTTCCGACTCGGCCAGCTGGTTCCCGGGGGAGCCAAGGGGCCGG GTATATTCTTCAGTCTTCCTTGCACCGACACCTACAGGAAGGTCGACTTGAGAACTGTTTCCTTTGACGTGCCTCCTCAAGAG ATTCTGTCGAAAGATAGCGTAACCGTAGCAGTGGACGCCGTTGTATACTACCGTGTTCAGAACGCAACCATTTCCGTCACCAATGTGGAAAATGCCCAACGATCGACTCGTCTCCTGGCGGCCACCACACTGCGCAACGTCCTGGGTACAAAGACATTGGGTGAGATTCTGACCGAGCGAGAGAACATCAGCCACCAAATGCAG ACAGCCCTGGATGACGCTACTGATGCCTGGGGTGTGAAGGTGGAGCGAGTGGAGGT CAAAGACGTACGCCTTCCTGTGCAACTTCAGCGCGCAATGGCTGCCGAAGCGGAAGCAACTCGTGAAGCCAGAGCAAAG GTCATCGCTGCCGAGGGAGAGAAGAACGCATCGAGAGCCCTGAAGGAAGCTTCGGAGGTGATCTCCGAGTCTCCCGCTGCTCTCCAGCTCCGGTACCTGCAGACCCTGAACGCCATCTCCGCCGAGAAGAACTCCACCATCATCTTCCCGCTCCCGGTGGACCTGCTGAGAGGCATCCTCACACCGGCCTACGGGCCCAGCGGCGCCGTCCACATGAATGTCGGACAGAACCCAGGATCTCAGGCCGGGACCCCACCGGGCGTCTAA